Genomic segment of Nocardioides conyzicola:
CGACCCCGTCCTCGACGCCGGGGTGGTGCACGAGGACGTGCAGCGGGAACGAGTAGCAGCCGAGCATCGCCTCCGACGTGTCGGCGCGGGGACCGATGACCGCGATCGGGGCGCCCGCGGCGAGCGGCAGGCTGCCGTCGTTGGCGAGCAGCACCACCGAGCGACGGGCCAGCTCGAGCGCCACGGCGCGGGACTCCGGAGGGTCGAGGTCGACGTCGGTCACCTCGACCGGCGCCCAGTCGGGGTCGAGCAGGCCGAGCTCGCACTTCTGGCGCAGCACCCGGAAGAGCGCCCGGTCGATCACCTTCTCCTCGACCAGCCCGGCGGCGAGGGCCGCGAGCAGCGGGTCGCCGAAGGCGTTCGTCGAGGGCAGCTCGACGTCGATCCCGGCCTCCAGGGACAGGGCCGCCGCCGCACCGAGGTCGTCCGCCACGTGGTGCAGGGTCTGCAGGAAGGCGACGGAGAAGTAGTCGGAGGCCACGGTCCCGGTGAAGCCGAGCCGCTCGCGCAGCAGGGTGGTCAGCAGGTCGGCGTCGGCAGCGGCGGGGACGCCGTCGATGTCGGTGTAGGAGTTCATCACCGATCGGGCGCCGGCCCGCAGCGCCATCTCGAACGGCGGCAGGATCACGTCGGCGAGCTCGCGCGGTCCCATGGAGACGGGCCCGAGGTTGCGAGCGGCCCGGGACGCGGAGTAGCCCAGGAAGTGCTTGAGCGTCGAGACGACGCCGCCGTCCTCCAGCCCGCGCACGTACGCACTGGCCATCATCCCGATGAGCATCGGGTCCTCGCCCAGGGTCTCCTCGACCCGACCCCACCGCAGGTCGCGGACGACGTCGAGCACCGGCGCCAGCCCCTGGTGGATGCCGAGGCTGCGCATCGCCCCGGCGATCTGTCCCGCCATCCGCTCGACCAGCGCGGGGTCGAAGGACGCCGCCCAGCACAGCGGCGAGGGATAGATCGTGGCCCGCCAGACCGCGAGACCGGTGAGGCACTCCTCGTGGGCGAGGGCGGGGATGCCGAACCGGTTGGCCGCCATCACGCCCCGCTGCCGGTCCGCGAGGATCTGCAGGCCCTCGGCCGGCTCCAGCGGACCCGTGCCGAACGTGCGGGTGAGCTGGCCGAGACCGTCCTCGATCACCTCCTCCCACGACGGCAGCGGGCCGACGCTCTCGCGCAGCATCGGCGCCATGCCGCCCGCCCCGGGCTCCAGCCACCACACTCCGGAGAGCTGGGCCACCTTCTCCTGCACGGTCATCTGCGAGACCAGGTCGGCGACCCGGTCGTCGACGTGGGCAGTGGGGTCCCGCCACAGCGAGGTCATTGGGCAGCTCCTGGTGCAGCAGTCGTACGCCGGGGAACCAGCGTGGTCTCGAGGGTGACGTGGGTGTCGTCGACGACGTGCCCGGCGATCAGCGCGACGAGCATGGCGATGGCGTCGTGCCCCATCTGGCGCATCGGCTGCTGCACGGTGGTCAACGGCGGGTGGGACAGGGCCGACTCGGGGATGTTGTCGAAGCCCACGACGGACAGCTGCCGCGGCACGTCGACGCCCAGCTCTGCGGCGACCTCGAGCGTGGCCAGGGCCGAGATGTCGTTGGCCGCGAAGATCGCGGTCGGCGGCTCGGGCAGCCGGAGCAGGGTCCGGGCCGCGTCGCGGGCCTGCTCGGGGTCGAACGCGCCGTCAGCGAGCAGCGTCTCGTCGACCGGTACGCCGGCGGCTGCGTGCGCCTCGCGGTAGCCGCGCTCGCGCAGCTGCGCCGAGACCAGGTCGGCGCGGCCGGTCACCATGCCGATGCGGCGGTGGCCGAGGCCGAGCAGGTGGTCGACCCCCATCCGGCCTCCCTGGAGGTTGTCGGAGGCCACCGTCGGGAGGCTGGACCGACCGGTGTGCGGGTCGACCGCGACCACCGGGCCGTCGTACTGCACGTCGGTGACGGTCGGCGTCACCAGGACGGCCCCGTCGACGAGGGTCCCCATCACCCGGGAGAGGTAGCGGCGCTCCCACCCGACGTGCTCGTCGAACCGACCGCCGGCGGAGTAGGCCACGAGCTCGTAGCCCGTGCCGCGGATCGCGTCGGCCGCCCCCTTGAGCACCTCGGTGCTGAACGGCTCGAAGTCGGCGACGAGCAGGCCGATCACGTTGGTGCGGGTGTTGCGCAGGCTCCGGGCGACCAGGCTGGTCTCGTAGCCGAGGCGGTTGATCACCTTGCTGACGTGGTCGAAGGTCTGCACGGACACGCCGTACCGCCCGTTCATCACCTTGGACACGGTCGACACCGAGACCCCGGCCTCGGCCGCGACCTGCTGCATGGTGACGCGGCTGCCCGACCTGGGGAGGTTCGGCTCCTCCACGATGCTGTGCTCCACGTCGCCCGTCATCCCTTCACCGCGCCCTGCAGCCCGCTGACGATCCGACGCTGCATCGCGAGGAACAGGATCAGGGCCGGGATCATCGCCAGGGTCGTGAACGCCAGCACCCCGGCCGTGTCGGACGAGTGCTCGCTCGAGTAGTCCGCGACACCGAGCGGCAGCGTACGCATGTCGTCCTGCAGGAGGAGCAGCGGCAGCAGGTAGGCGTTCCACGAGGTCACGAACGCGAGGACGCCCACGGTGACCAGCGCCGGCACGGAGAGCGGGATCACCAGCCGCCAGAAGATGCCGATCCGGGACGCGCCGTCCATCAGGGCCGCCTCCTCCAGCTCCTTCGGGATGGCCATCAGGAAGGGCCGCAGGATCACCACCGTGATGGGCAGCGCGAACGCCGCCTGCGGCAGCGCGACCCCCCACCAGCTGTTGGCCATGTGCAGGTCGCGGGTGACGAGGATGAAGAGCGGGATGATCGCCACCGCCGCCGGGAAGAGCAGGCCGAGGACGAAGACCATGAAGAGTGGCTCCCGCGCCTTGAACTGGTAGCGCGCGAGCGGGTACGCCGCCATCACGCCGAACAGCACCGCGACCGCCGTGGTGATCAGCGCGACGATCGACGAGTTCAGCGCGTAGCGCCAGAAGGCCTCTTTGGTCAGCACCGCGGTGTAGTTGGAGAAGACCCAGGGGTCCGGCAGGCCGGAGGGGTCCCGCGCCAGCTGCTCGTTGCTGCGGAAGCCCCCGAGGGCGCCGTACACGACGGGCCCGAGGGTGACGATGACGGCGACCAGCGCGAGCAGGTAGACCAGCAGGCTTCCCGACCCGAAGGGCCGTGCGCGTCGGATCATGTCCGCCTCACCTCTCCACAGCGGTGTCGCGCCGCAGCACGAACACCTGGTAGACGAGCGCCATCAGGAAGCCGATCACGAAGAGGATCACGGAGGCGGCACCGGCGATGCCGTAGTTGTGGCGGCCGGTGCCCTGGTTGACCAGGTACGTCGCCATCGTGGTCGTCGCGTTGGCCGGGCCACCGCCGGTCAGGATCCAGACCATGTCGAAGAGCTGCAGCGAGCCGATCATCGACAGGAAGCACCAGGTGCGGATCGTCGGCCCGAGCAGCGGGATCGCGATCCGGCGCTGGACCTGCCACCAGCTCGCGCCGTCGAGCTGCGCCGCCTCGTACAGGTCGGTGGGCACGCCCTGCAGGCCCGCGAGGAAGAGCAGGATCGCCAGCCCGAGGTACTTCCAGGTGAGCACCACGAAGACGGTGGCCAGCGCGAGGTTCGGCGTCCCGAGGAAGCCCTGCTCGGGCGGGGTCAGCCCGACCGCGCTGATCAGACCGTCGATGACGCCCGACTCCGGCTGCAGCAGCTGGTACCAGACGACGCCGGCGATCACCTCGGCCACGACGTACGGCACGAAGACGATGGTCCGGATCAGGCCGCGGCCACGGATCTTGCGGTCGAGCAGCAGCGCCACGGCCAGGCCGAGCGGCAGCTGGATCACGATCGACGCGAACACGATGATGAAGTTGTGCGTCACCGCGTCGGTGAAGACCTCGTCGGTCAGCACGTAGCGGTAGTTGTCGATGCCGATGAAGTCGTCCATCGGGCCGAAGCCCTTCCACCGGTAGAACGACATCCGGACCGCCGCGACCACCGGCCAGACGACGAAGACCGTCATCAGCGCCAGCGCCGGCGTCACGAAGAACGCGATCTCCAGGCGCTGTCGCCATCCCGACCCGACGGGCCGGGGGGCCACCCGGCGCACTGCGCGCGGGGTGGCCCCTCCGAGAGGTGCGGACGCCGTGGAGGTGTCGACGTCCTCATCGATCACGGTCAGCTCACCGCTCCCGTCACTTCTCGGCGTCCGCGGCCTG
This window contains:
- a CDS encoding beta-glucosidase family protein; translated protein: MTSLWRDPTAHVDDRVADLVSQMTVQEKVAQLSGVWWLEPGAGGMAPMLRESVGPLPSWEEVIEDGLGQLTRTFGTGPLEPAEGLQILADRQRGVMAANRFGIPALAHEECLTGLAVWRATIYPSPLCWAASFDPALVERMAGQIAGAMRSLGIHQGLAPVLDVVRDLRWGRVEETLGEDPMLIGMMASAYVRGLEDGGVVSTLKHFLGYSASRAARNLGPVSMGPRELADVILPPFEMALRAGARSVMNSYTDIDGVPAAADADLLTTLLRERLGFTGTVASDYFSVAFLQTLHHVADDLGAAAALSLEAGIDVELPSTNAFGDPLLAALAAGLVEEKVIDRALFRVLRQKCELGLLDPDWAPVEVTDVDLDPPESRAVALELARRSVVLLANDGSLPLAAGAPIAVIGPRADTSEAMLGCYSFPLHVLVHHPGVEDGVEIRTVREVLAETYDVTYALGCPVLGGEDADIEAAAAVAAAAEVCVVVLGDQAGLFGKGTSGEGCDVPDLDLPGRQEELLEALLATGTPVVAVLLVGRPYDLSRQVDRLAGLVCGFFPGEEGAQAIADVLSGRVNPSGRLPVSFPGAGSTQPSTYLASSLGRRNEVSVVDPTPLFAFGHGLSYATATWGGVSASSGPMWGTDGTCELVVQLANEADRDVSEVVQVYLHDRSASVVRPVQALVGAARIDLAVGRSARVSFTLSADLTSFTGRDLVRIVEPGEVELWVGASSTDIREVVALELVGPSRVVGVERVLEPVVRVELG
- a CDS encoding LacI family DNA-binding transcriptional regulator translates to MTGDVEHSIVEEPNLPRSGSRVTMQQVAAEAGVSVSTVSKVMNGRYGVSVQTFDHVSKVINRLGYETSLVARSLRNTRTNVIGLLVADFEPFSTEVLKGAADAIRGTGYELVAYSAGGRFDEHVGWERRYLSRVMGTLVDGAVLVTPTVTDVQYDGPVVAVDPHTGRSSLPTVASDNLQGGRMGVDHLLGLGHRRIGMVTGRADLVSAQLRERGYREAHAAAGVPVDETLLADGAFDPEQARDAARTLLRLPEPPTAIFAANDISALATLEVAAELGVDVPRQLSVVGFDNIPESALSHPPLTTVQQPMRQMGHDAIAMLVALIAGHVVDDTHVTLETTLVPRRTTAAPGAAQ
- a CDS encoding sugar ABC transporter permease, whose product is MIDEDVDTSTASAPLGGATPRAVRRVAPRPVGSGWRQRLEIAFFVTPALALMTVFVVWPVVAAVRMSFYRWKGFGPMDDFIGIDNYRYVLTDEVFTDAVTHNFIIVFASIVIQLPLGLAVALLLDRKIRGRGLIRTIVFVPYVVAEVIAGVVWYQLLQPESGVIDGLISAVGLTPPEQGFLGTPNLALATVFVVLTWKYLGLAILLFLAGLQGVPTDLYEAAQLDGASWWQVQRRIAIPLLGPTIRTWCFLSMIGSLQLFDMVWILTGGGPANATTTMATYLVNQGTGRHNYGIAGAASVILFVIGFLMALVYQVFVLRRDTAVER
- a CDS encoding carbohydrate ABC transporter permease, with the protein product MIRRARPFGSGSLLVYLLALVAVIVTLGPVVYGALGGFRSNEQLARDPSGLPDPWVFSNYTAVLTKEAFWRYALNSSIVALITTAVAVLFGVMAAYPLARYQFKAREPLFMVFVLGLLFPAAVAIIPLFILVTRDLHMANSWWGVALPQAAFALPITVVILRPFLMAIPKELEEAALMDGASRIGIFWRLVIPLSVPALVTVGVLAFVTSWNAYLLPLLLLQDDMRTLPLGVADYSSEHSSDTAGVLAFTTLAMIPALILFLAMQRRIVSGLQGAVKG